Proteins encoded by one window of Arachis hypogaea cultivar Tifrunner chromosome 1, arahy.Tifrunner.gnm2.J5K5, whole genome shotgun sequence:
- the LOC112798175 gene encoding methylenetetrahydrofolate reductase (NADH) 2 codes for MKVIEKIRAAAAADPDRVVFSFEFFPPKTEDGVDNLFERMDRMVAHNPSFCDITWGAGGSTADLTLEIANKMQNMVCVETMMHLTCTNMPVEKIDHALQTIKSNGLQNVLALRGDPPHGQDKFVQIEGGFACARDLVKHIRAKYGDYFGITVAGYPEAHPDVIGSDGLATPEGYQNDLAYLKSKVDAGADLIVTQLFYDTDIFLKFVNDCRQIGITCPIVPGIMPINNYKGFLRMTGFCKTKIPADIFAALEPIKDNEEAVKSYGIHLGTEMCKKILAHGIKTLHMYTLNMEKSALAILMNLGLIEETKINRSLPWRRPANVFRVREDVRPIFWANRPKSYISRTIGWDQYPHGRWGDSRNPSYGALTDYQFMRPRARDKKLVEEWVVPLRSIEDIYERFKQYCLGKLRSNPWSELDGLQPETRIINEQLEKINLKGFLTINSQPAVNGEKSDSPTVGWGGPGGYVYQKAYVEFFCSKEKLDALVEKCKNRSSLTFMAVNKEGSWRSNVGQTDVNAVTWGVFPAKEIIQPTIVDPVSFMVWKDEAFEIWSRGWACLYPEGDASRKLVEEVGNSYFLVSLVDNDYVNGDLFAVFADF; via the exons ATGAAGGTGATAGAGAAAATACGAGCAGCTGCGGCAGCTGATCCAGACAGGGTGGTCTTCTCATTCGAGTTCTTTCCACCCAAGACCGAAGATGGGGTAGATAATTTGTTTGAGAGGATGGACCGGATGGTGGCACATAATCCTTCGTTTTGCGATATCACTTGGGGCGCAGGAGGATCCACAGCTGATCTAACACTTGAAATTGCAAACAAGATGCAAAACATGGTATGCGTGGAGACCATGATGCACCTCACCTGTACCAACATGCCTGTAGAGAAGATCGACCATGCTCTCCAGACCATCAAGTCCAATGGTCTCCAGAATGTTCTTGCTCTTCGTGGTGATCCCCCCCACGGTCAGGACAAATTCGTCCAGATTGAAGGTGGCTTTGCCTGCGCTCGGGACTTG GTTAAACATATAAGAGCCAAGTATGGTGACTACTTTGGCATCACAGTTGCTGGTTATCCAG AGGCACATCCAGATGTTATAGGAAGTGATGGCTTGGCTACTCCAGAAGGTTATCAAAATGATCTTGCTTACCTCAAGAGCAAG gttgATGCTGGAGCGGATCTGATCGTTACCCAATTATTTTATGATACAGATATATTCCTTAAATTTGTGAATGACTGTCGCCAAATTGGAATAACTTGTCCTATTGTGCCTGGAATTATGCcgattaataattataaaggttTTCTCCGCATGACTGGCTTTTGTAAAACGAAG ATACCAGCTGACATTTTTGCTGCTTTAGAGCCTATCAAGGACAATGAAGAAGCTGTCAAATCTTATGGAATTCACCTGGGAACTGAAATGTGCAAAAAAATTTTAGCTCATGGAATTAAGACACTACATATGTATACTCTAAATATGGAGAAATCAGCATTAGCAATACTAATG AATCTCGGCTTAATTGAAGAGACCAAAATTAATAGGTCATTACCTTGGCGGCGCCCTGCAAATGTGTTTCGTGTTAGAGAAGATGTTCGTCCAATATTTTG GGCAAATCGTCCAAAAAGCTACATATCAAGGACAATAGGATGGGATCAATACCCACATGGGCGTTGGGGTGATTCTCGTAATCCATCATATGGTGCACTAACTGATTACCAG tTCATGAGGCCACGTGCACGGGACAAAAAACTTGTTGAAGAATGGGTGGTTCCCCTGAGGAGCATTGAGGATATTTATGAG AGGTTTAAACAGTATTGCCTTGGAAAGTTGAGAAGCAATCCTTGGTCAGAATTAGATGGTCTTCAGCCAGAGACGAGGATTATAAATGAGCAGCTGGAAAAGATTAACTTGAAGGGATTTCTCACCATCAATAGCCAGCCAGCAGTCAATGGGGAGAAATCTGATTCTCCTACTGTAG GCTGGGGTGGACCTGGTGGATATGTATATCAGAAGGCATATGTGGAGTTCTTTTGCTCTAAGGAAAAGCTGGATGCACTTGTTGAGAAATGCAAGAATAGATCATCTCTAACTTTCATGGCTGTGAATAAAGAAGGAAGTTGGAGATCTAATGTAGGCCAAACCGATGTGAATGCTGTGACATGGGGGGTCTTCCCAGCCAAGGAAATAATCCAACCAACCATTGTAGATCCTGTTAGCTTCATGGTATGGAAGGATGAGGCATTTGAAATTTGGTCAAGAGGATGGGCATGCTTGTACCCTGAGGGTGATGCTTCCAGGAAATTGGTTGAAGAG GTGGGCAACAGCTACTTCTTAGTCAGCTTAGTAGACAATGATTATGTCAATGGCGATCTTTTTGCTGTTTTTGCAGATTTCTGA